The proteins below come from a single Juglans regia cultivar Chandler chromosome 12, Walnut 2.0, whole genome shotgun sequence genomic window:
- the LOC109005874 gene encoding uncharacterized GPI-anchored protein At3g06035-like: MPMASSRLCLLFLPLLLSSILLLNHPVKCDDEEDNLFQGINSYRASLNLTVLSINDNAECLAEEIADQFRNQPCTNTTGSNTVPGTEPQFSDYPVLLAKCHLNVSNTQDGAIMPSCVPNLEPSLVLSNFTKSQYSGNLNDTKYTGAGIGSKSNWIVVVLTTSTSAGSFAPSTSAASLVSRIGLIYHLLFFLMGSILLL, encoded by the exons ATGCCAATGGCGTCCTCACGTCTTTGCCTCCTATTCCTCCCTCTGCTTCTTTCCTCCATTCTCTTGCTGAATCACCCTGTCAAATGTGATG ATGAGGAAGATAATCTTTTCCAAGGCATCAACAGCTATCGAGCATCCTTGAACCTGACAGTTCTATCCATTAACGATAATGCAGAGTGCCTTGCTGAAGAAATAGCTGACCAATTCAGGAATCAACCCTGTACAAACACCACAGGCTCCAACACTGTACCAGGCACTGAACCTCAATTCTCTGACTACCCTGTACTTTTAGCCAAATGCCATTTGAATGTCTCCAACACACAGGACGGGGCTATAATGCCTTCTTGCGTACCCAACTTAGAGCCAAGTCTTGTCCTGTCTAACTTCACTAAGTCTCAGTACTCAGGGAATCTCAATGACACTAAGTATACAGGAGCCGGGATTGGCTCTAAAAGTAATTGGATCGTTGTTGTGCTGACAACAAGCACATCCGCAGGAAGCTTTGCCCCTTCAACTAGTGCAGCCAGTTTGGTTTCCAGAATTGGTTTGATCTACCACTTGCTGTTTTTCCTGATGGGTTCTATTTTGCTGTTGTAA
- the LOC109005873 gene encoding peroxisomal adenine nucleotide carrier 1-like: MGFDLESLSEATSGAIGALVSTTVLYPLDTCKTKYQAEVRTHHQQKYRNISDVLWEAISTRRVLSLYQGLGTKNLQSFVSQFVYFYGYSFFKRLYLEKSGNKTIGTRANLIIAAAAGACTVIVSQPLDTASSRMQTSEFGKAKGLWKTLSETTWSEAFDGLGISLLLTSNPSIQYTVFDQLKQRLLMGKPSPKTGTESSPEALSAFSAFVLGAVSKCVATCLTYPAIRCKVMIQAAESDEDENQEADQKTQKTVSGALYAIWKREGILGFFKGLNAQILKTVLSSALLLMIKEKITKTTWVLMFALRRYLFVTRARLNNT, encoded by the exons ATGGGCTTTGATCTGGAGTCTTTGTCGGAGGCCACATCGGGGGCCATTGGAGCTCTGGTTAGCACCACCGTCTTGTACCCTCTCGATACCTGTAAGACGAAGTATCAAGCCGAAGTTCGAACTCACCATCAGCAGAAGTACAG GAATATTTCTGATGTTTTATGGGAAGCAATTTCTACCCGACGGGTGCTTTCATTATACCAGGGCCTTGGGACAAAGAACCTGCAGTCCTTTGTTTCACAGTTCGTTTACTTCTATGGATACAGCTTCTTCAAAAGGTTGTACTTGGAGAAAAGTGGAAACAAAACCATCGGAACAAGAGCAAACTTGATtattgctgctgctgctggggCTTGTACGGTAATAGTGTCACAG CCCTTGGATACAGCATCCTCGAGGATGCAGACAAGTGAGTTTGGAAAAGCCAAAGGACTTTGGAAGACTCTTTCAGAGACCACTTGGAGCGAGGCATTTGATGGTCTTGGCATATCTCTTCTTTTGACATCAAACCCGTCTATCCAA TACACCGTATTTGACCAGCTGAAACAGAGGCTGCTAATGGGGAAGCCGAGCCCTAAAACAGGAACAGAGTCATCCCCAGAAGCTCTTTCTGCCTTTTCTGCTTTTGTGCTGGGTGCAGTTTCAAAGTGTGTCGCTACCTGCTTGACTTACCCGGCTATCAG GTGTAAGGTCATGATTCAGGCTGCAGAGTCAGATGAAGATGAAAACCAAGAAGCTGACCAAAAAACCCAGAAGACAGTTTCAGGTGCACTCTATGCCATTTGGAAAAGAGAAGGCATACTGGGTTTCTTCAAAGGATTAAATGCCCAAATACTTAAGACTGTGCTAAGCTCGGCGTTGCTTTTGATGATAAAGGAGAAGATCACAAAGACAACATGGGTCCTAATGTTTGCACTTAGAAGGTATCTGTTTGTCACCCGCGCCAGACTAAATAACACTTAG
- the LOC109005872 gene encoding mitogen-activated protein kinase kinase kinase NPK1 gives MQDILGSVRRSMVFRTPGGDDRGFGSGLVEKIGSSLRKSRIGLFSKPPVRALPPVPKDDAPPIRWRKGELIGCGAFGRVYMGMNLDSGELIAVKQVSIAANNASKEKTQAHIRELEEEVKLLKNLSHPNIVRYLGTAREEESLNILLEFVPGGSISSLLGKFGSFPESVIRMYTKQLLLGLEYLHKNGIMHRDIKGANILVDNKGCIKLADFGASKKVVELATINGAKSMKGTPYWMAPEVILQTGHSFSADIWSVGCTVIEMATGKPPWSQQYQEVAALFHIGTTKSHPPIPEHLSAEAKDFLLKCLQKEPNLRLAASDLLQHPFVTGEYWESQPVCTSVVESGSQMVTPGMNLKNSMNTVIRRSMCTGLKDVCEMGSLSCSTVYPLKSLRMGSWGANNGDDDMCQIDYEDDLVVDASVKLKSILASDDLNKSFNPMCEPTDDWPCKLGGSIDLQRSGMDLSPNQTTPKATGSPGVSSVKAENDFTFPRGPIPAEDDDEVTESKIRAFLDEKALDLKKLQTPLYEQFYSTMNVAGPPGAVQMANGENALNMLTLPPKSRSPNWAPSRRLSSVVDATNDARLGSQTKNILNASGVHDRALQEIQTPQPSERKELLLDAQQESIIQSFSERQRKWKEELDEELERKREILRQAGAGGKTSSPNDRILNRQRERLRFAFSGK, from the exons ATGCAGGACATCCTCGGATCGGTTCGTCGGTCCATGGTGTTCCGAACCCCAGGCGGGGACGATCGAGGGTTCGGTAGTGGCCTGGTCGAGAAGATCGGCTCCAGCCTCCGGAAATCTCGAATCGGTCTGTTCTCGAAGCCGCCGGTCCGGGCACTACCTCCAGTTCCTAAAGACGACGCGCCTCCGATCCGGTGGCGCAAGGGCGAGTTGATAGGGTGTGGTGCGTTCGGTCGGGTCTATATGGGAATGAACCTCGACTCTGGAGAGTTGATCGCCGTGAAACAG GTCTCGATTGCGGCGAACAATGCTTCAAAGGAGAAAACACAG GCTCACATTCGAGAATTGGAGGAGGAAGTGAAACTGCTGAAGAATCTGTCTCATCCAAATATTGTT AGATACTTGGGAACTGCTAGAGAGGAAGAATCGTTGAATATCCTGTTGGAATTTGTTCCGGGTGGATCTATATCATCACTCTTAGGGAAATTCGGATCCTTCCCTGAGTCT GTTATAAGAATGTATACGAAACAACTGTTGTTAGGCCTTGAATACCTTCACAAGAATGGAATTATGCATCGGGACATCAAG GGTGCAAACATTCTCGTCGATAATAAGGGCTGCATTAAACTTGCGGACTTTGGTGCATCCAAGAAAGTTGTTGAGTTG GCTACTATAAATGGTGCTAAGTCAATGAAGGGTACACCATATTGGATGGCTCCTGAAGTCATTCTACAGACTGGGCACAGCTT CTCTGCTGATATATGGAGTGTTGGATGTACTGTAATTGAGATGGCTACAGGAAAGCCTCCATGGAGCCAACAGTATCAGGAG GTTGCTGCTCTTTTCCATATTGGGACAACTAAATCTCATCCACCCATCCCTGAGCATCTCTCTGCTGAGGCAAAggattttctgttaaaatgtTTACAGAA GGAACCTAACTTAAGGCTCGCTGCATCAGACTTGTTGCAG CATCCCTTCGTCACTGGGGAGTACTGGGAATCTCAGCCAGTTTGCACTTCAGTTGTG GAATCTGGAAGCCAGATGGTAACACCCGGGATGAATCTTAAGAACTC CATGAATACTGTGATCAGAAGGTCAATGTGCACAGGCTTAAAGGATGTCTGTGAAATGGGTAGCCTGAGTTGCTCAACTGTGTATCCGCTGAAGTCCTTAAGAATGGGATCATGGGGAGCAAATAATGGTGATGACGACATGTGCCAAATAGATTATGAAGATGATCTTGTGGTTGATGCATCGGTAAAGCTCAAATCCATTTTAGCGTCTGATGATTTAAATAAG AGTTTCAATCCCATGTGTGAGCCTACTGATGACTGGCCCTGCAAGCTTGGTGGAAGTATAGACCTACAGAGAAGTGGAATGGACTTATCCCCTAATCAAACTACCCCTAAGGCTACTGGCAGCCCTGGAGTATCATCAGTTAAGGCGGAGAATGACTTCACATTTCCACGTGGGCCAATTCCTgctgaggatgatgatgaagtTACAGAGTCGAAAATTAGAGCCTTCCTGGATGAAAAG GCTTTAGATCTGAAGAAGCTGCAGACGCCTTTATATGAACAGTTCTACAGCACAATGAATGTGGCTGGTCCTCCTGGTGCGGTTCAAATGGCAAATGGTGAAAATGCTTTGAATATGTTGACTTTACCTCCTAAAAGCAGATCACCAAATTGGGCACCCAGCAGACGGCTCTCATCAGTTGTTGATGCTACCAATGATGCAAGACTTGGGagccaaaccaaaaatataCTAAATGCTAGTGGTGTGCACGATCGAGCCCTACAGGAAATTCAGACACCTCAGCCTAGTGAACGGAAAGAGCTGCTTCTTGATGCTCAGCAGGAATCAATTATTCAAAG CTTCTCTGAGAGACAAAGGAAGTGGAAAGAAGAGCTTGATGAAGAGCTTGAGAGGAAGCGAG AAATTTTGCGCCAGGCAGGCGCAGGAGGGAAGACATCGTCTCCAAATGATCGGATTCTTAATCGACAGAGGGAGCGGCTACGTTTTGCATTCTCAGGCAAATGA